The Candidatus Neomarinimicrobiota bacterium genome includes a window with the following:
- a CDS encoding adenylate cyclase, which translates to MNNLQSTVIMKTDLVNFTGRVSVASQADLSDLLRIQKDLISKVVSSNNGKIIKGEGDSFWIIFPSVTIAAISAVEIQQEFRVEQAGLSDTETLSIRIAITIGDILHQEGDIFGDAVNLAARIESITPPNEIYLSHAAWLVLNKAEIGNSFVKDFELKGISDKESIYRIDQRHKTRIIKEQAVVFTDLRSFSGFKDKFSIDDVENVIGKMEEIARHACDSNGGTIRATIGDAHFMTFPTATAAIHGILTIMSHWDKYIAETGYPTPMALGAHIADVYIFRSCIYGDQINKAALIESLCRSAHSELDRSVALISDQVYRESQVTQSECEIIEIDPGIIDRRMQGRFKSTFAEGEPLFELLPASPATDE; encoded by the coding sequence ATGAACAATTTGCAGTCGACGGTAATCATGAAGACAGACCTGGTGAATTTTACCGGTCGAGTATCTGTGGCCTCACAGGCCGACTTAAGTGATCTACTCAGAATCCAGAAGGATTTAATCTCAAAGGTTGTTTCCAGCAACAATGGCAAGATTATCAAGGGGGAAGGGGATTCTTTCTGGATCATTTTCCCAAGTGTCACCATAGCAGCCATCTCTGCCGTCGAAATCCAGCAGGAATTCAGAGTTGAACAAGCCGGATTATCAGATACTGAAACCTTAAGTATTCGGATTGCTATTACCATTGGGGACATTCTCCACCAGGAAGGTGATATTTTTGGCGATGCTGTGAATCTGGCAGCTCGAATTGAATCCATCACCCCGCCGAATGAAATTTACCTCAGTCATGCGGCTTGGTTGGTATTGAACAAAGCTGAGATTGGAAATTCCTTTGTAAAGGATTTTGAACTGAAAGGGATATCCGATAAAGAAAGCATTTATCGTATTGATCAGCGGCATAAGACCAGAATTATTAAAGAGCAGGCTGTGGTATTCACCGATCTACGCTCTTTTAGCGGCTTCAAGGATAAATTCTCCATAGACGATGTGGAAAATGTTATCGGCAAGATGGAAGAAATAGCCAGACATGCCTGTGATTCTAATGGTGGGACCATTCGAGCAACCATTGGAGATGCCCACTTCATGACTTTTCCCACCGCTACAGCGGCAATTCATGGTATTCTAACCATCATGAGTCACTGGGATAAATACATAGCTGAAACAGGCTACCCGACTCCCATGGCCCTGGGGGCTCATATTGCCGATGTTTACATTTTTAGATCCTGTATCTATGGGGATCAAATTAACAAAGCCGCTCTCATTGAGTCCCTGTGCAGGTCTGCACATTCTGAATTGGATAGAAGTGTTGCTCTCATCTCAGATCAGGTCTACCGAGAATCTCAAGTGACTCAATCCGAATGTGAAATAATAGAAATTGACCCAGGTATCATTGACAGGCGCATGCAGGGTAGATTCAAGTCAACTTTTGCCGAGGGAGAACCCCTCTTCGAACTCCTGCCAGCATCTCCCGCTACAGATGAATAG
- a CDS encoding T9SS type A sorting domain-containing protein, translated as MTSNGRPNSHPHINQNGDIVWTGQGAEYVQGSEGVYIAKKALSSGSIAGTIAVDDTGLAGVAVELLDSEGYPLLFTSTDVEGTYSFGEVESGDYQVMIVEPLGYVADENPKITSLAPGMTNTLDFTLAGVVVQNTCRGKGYWKHQFDVYLKNRGHAQESYDDLSSYMAQIYQFYTPHFAIFANCNTFEDWQAMLTVRGNVQMVERARQHLAALVFNFASLKVAQYEIVTEDGKTAGDVLTFVSTLIEDSDSANDEMAKDLAEAVNSQLEIASGIISSGGVLYKGNGEQVAWNWGELPVSFSLDQNYPNPFNPTTTIHYSLPVASDVTLHIYDITGREVKGLVNAYQAAGTYSTHWKGTTSNGISVETGVYFARIQAGDYSQVIKMIYLR; from the coding sequence TTGACCAGTAATGGGCGACCCAATAGCCATCCTCACATCAATCAAAATGGAGACATCGTTTGGACTGGTCAGGGCGCTGAATATGTACAGGGCAGTGAAGGAGTCTATATTGCTAAAAAAGCCCTCTCCTCGGGCTCTATTGCTGGTACAATAGCCGTTGACGATACAGGCCTTGCCGGTGTGGCGGTTGAGCTTCTTGATTCTGAAGGTTATCCGTTGCTATTCACATCCACTGATGTTGAAGGAACTTACTCATTTGGAGAAGTAGAATCAGGTGACTATCAGGTTATGATCGTCGAACCATTGGGTTATGTAGCAGATGAAAATCCAAAGATCACATCCTTAGCACCCGGTATGACCAATACACTGGATTTTACGCTAGCTGGAGTAGTGGTTCAAAATACCTGTAGAGGTAAGGGCTATTGGAAGCATCAATTCGATGTATACCTTAAGAATAGAGGTCACGCTCAGGAAAGCTACGATGATCTGAGCTCGTACATGGCCCAGATTTATCAATTTTATACTCCCCATTTTGCGATTTTCGCTAATTGTAACACTTTTGAAGATTGGCAAGCCATGCTTACAGTGAGAGGTAACGTCCAAATGGTTGAAAGGGCAAGGCAGCATCTCGCTGCACTGGTTTTCAATTTTGCATCCTTGAAAGTAGCACAATACGAAATCGTCACCGAAGATGGCAAAACTGCCGGGGATGTTTTGACATTTGTTTCAACCCTTATCGAAGATAGTGATTCTGCAAATGATGAAATGGCTAAAGATCTTGCAGAGGCGGTGAACTCGCAATTAGAAATAGCATCGGGGATTATTTCATCAGGTGGCGTGCTCTATAAGGGTAATGGAGAGCAGGTTGCATGGAATTGGGGTGAATTACCTGTGAGTTTTTCTCTAGACCAAAACTATCCCAATCCATTTAATCCAACAACGACGATTCATTACAGCTTACCCGTTGCCTCAGATGTCACCCTCCATATTTACGATATCACAGGTAGGGAGGTAAAAGGCCTTGTCAACGCATATCAGGCAGCAGGAACGTACTCGACACACTGGAAGGGCACAACTTCAAACGGGATATCTGTGGAAACAGGCGTATACTTTGCTCGTATCCAGGCTGGTGATTATTCGCAGGTCATAAAGATGATCTATCTCAGGTAA
- a CDS encoding ABC-F family ATP-binding cassette domain-containing protein, whose amino-acid sequence MHRFGHGGRNWPFSPTGSIDGATLSHGERKRLQLALALSHEPDVLILDEPDNHLDINTKEILLNTLKAFQGIGLIVSHDRHLLDTLCDHTLFLEKGHPDMRKGGFSSANQELDREQLEHQRQKAVLQKEARKLRRELQRRSEEVTRTAGRRSRGYLARGDSDGRAKIGMAIYSGKDKKSGRLKQTLSERVNKVEARKSAISVQKEHRSGIHLGGRAGHREVLIDEPAGSISPSNSLTISWPDLLLERGQCIAITGANGSGKSILVNHLMHRSSLPKSDLLYMPQEIPMTEGSTLLETLKQLSHDEMGQVLTIVRRLGSDPEGLLHGDMISPGESRKLMLALGMSRECSLLVLDEPTNHLDLLAITCLEEALLEWEGSILLVSHDRHLVSRVAETVWSLESEKSGNSRLWIKSLLSP is encoded by the coding sequence ATGCACAGATTTGGTCATGGAGGGCGAAATTGGCCATTCAGCCCGACTGGTTCAATAGATGGGGCAACCCTTAGCCATGGGGAAAGAAAGCGGCTCCAGTTAGCCCTGGCGCTCTCTCATGAGCCTGATGTACTCATCCTTGATGAACCTGATAACCACCTCGACATCAACACCAAAGAGATTCTCCTCAACACACTCAAAGCTTTTCAGGGAATCGGTCTCATTGTCAGTCATGATCGGCATCTGCTGGATACGCTTTGTGATCATACTCTTTTTCTTGAAAAGGGACATCCTGACATGCGCAAGGGTGGTTTTAGCTCAGCCAATCAGGAACTGGATCGTGAGCAGTTGGAGCATCAGAGGCAGAAGGCTGTGCTTCAAAAGGAAGCCAGGAAATTACGCCGTGAACTCCAACGTCGCTCTGAGGAGGTTACCCGAACAGCTGGCAGGCGGAGCCGAGGCTATCTGGCACGGGGAGATTCAGATGGACGGGCTAAGATCGGTATGGCCATCTATTCCGGCAAGGACAAGAAATCTGGTCGTCTCAAACAAACCTTGAGTGAGCGGGTCAACAAGGTGGAAGCCAGGAAAAGTGCAATATCAGTTCAAAAAGAGCATCGCAGTGGTATCCATCTGGGAGGCCGTGCAGGTCATAGGGAAGTCCTCATTGATGAGCCGGCTGGCAGTATCAGTCCCAGTAATTCTCTGACAATCTCATGGCCTGATCTCCTGCTTGAGCGCGGACAGTGCATTGCCATTACAGGAGCAAATGGTTCTGGAAAATCTATACTGGTAAACCATTTGATGCACAGATCCAGCTTGCCCAAATCAGACCTGCTGTACATGCCACAGGAAATTCCCATGACTGAGGGCAGCACTCTTCTTGAGACCCTAAAACAGCTCTCACATGATGAAATGGGTCAGGTTCTGACCATTGTGCGCCGTTTGGGCTCTGACCCTGAAGGCTTGCTCCACGGTGATATGATCAGTCCCGGTGAAAGTCGCAAATTGATGCTGGCACTGGGTATGTCCCGGGAGTGTTCACTCCTGGTGCTGGATGAACCCACCAACCATCTGGATCTACTGGCAATCACCTGTCTTGAGGAGGCTTTGCTGGAATGGGAAGGCAGCATTTTGCTGGTCAGTCACGATCGTCACCTGGTATCCAGGGTAGCGGAGACCGTCTGGTCTCTGGAATCTGAAAAATCAGGAAATAGCAGGTTATGGATCAAATCTCTTCTTTCACCATGA
- a CDS encoding ATP-binding cassette domain-containing protein: MSHISRSLTIQHLSFKYPEAVEALFTDISIAFYTGWTGVVGANGCGKSTLLHLINQSLKPDSGDINAPGDIQSVEQRTDHHPPGLLRLSMAEDAQIWSWRAKLAIQPDWFNRWGNP, translated from the coding sequence ATGTCTCATATATCAAGATCTCTTACTATACAGCATTTGAGCTTCAAATACCCCGAAGCCGTGGAAGCACTTTTCACTGATATAAGCATAGCCTTCTATACAGGCTGGACAGGAGTTGTGGGAGCCAACGGATGCGGGAAAAGCACCCTGCTTCACCTCATCAACCAAAGTTTAAAACCCGATTCAGGAGATATCAACGCTCCAGGAGATATCCAATCAGTTGAACAGCGTACTGATCATCATCCTCCCGGACTGCTCAGACTGTCAATGGCTGAAGATGCACAGATTTGGTCATGGAGGGCGAAATTGGCCATTCAGCCCGACTGGTTCAATAGATGGGGCAACCCTTAG
- a CDS encoding fibronectin type III domain-containing protein: MKRRLIASTALLMLISCEEPTELLAPTNLTYIKNNEKSVTLLWERNNDQEGGFTIERKTGNGNYTFLTSKPAKSTSHTDSSLILYNSYTYRVKATGADDDSEWSNELLLSTWLNAPATLNLSREGVTTYSISWTDNSGCEDGYIVERRVGSGSYTLLAEKAADCTSHIDSGLTIDETYGYRVKATSQAGDSEYSYERTATLVFNMDPPRNLTVTKDNETTIRLEWEDRSEYEDGFIIERKVGDADYMLLAEKPSGSTSHIDANLTMGQTYVYRVKAISQYKNSEWSNNQTVQIYFLGPSELSLFRDDETTFSLTWRDNSDSEDSYIVECKAGGEDYVVLSNEPAGSTSYIHSGLTLNETYSYLVKATGPYGESDYSNEVFALLYERSTVRDIDGNIYQTIRSGDQWWMAENLRVSKYRDGSSVEYATDTTSHEVTGIGIYWIYNNNSNDELDTYGALYNWHAVSDSRNIAPEGWHIPTDAEWQELIDNLGGEDVAGDYMKEAGTIHWEDDEGSTNISGFSALPGGRYSYSEGWWGWGGSWIDGEPGFYRLGRDASFWSATEDVENGGAIERFLSSDISGIYRGVSEKENGFSVRCVKD; the protein is encoded by the coding sequence ATGAAGCGGAGATTGATTGCATCAACAGCATTATTAATGCTTATCAGCTGTGAAGAACCCACCGAATTATTAGCACCAACAAATTTGACTTACATTAAAAACAATGAAAAGTCGGTGACACTTCTGTGGGAGAGGAACAATGATCAAGAAGGCGGTTTTACTATTGAGCGCAAAACGGGTAACGGGAACTATACTTTTCTAACAAGCAAACCTGCCAAAAGTACAAGTCATACTGATTCATCACTAATACTATATAATAGCTACACCTATCGGGTAAAAGCAACGGGTGCGGATGATGATTCTGAATGGAGTAATGAACTATTGCTTTCAACCTGGCTAAATGCACCTGCTACCCTGAACCTTTCCAGGGAAGGGGTGACCACTTACTCCATCTCCTGGACAGATAACTCAGGCTGTGAAGATGGGTATATTGTTGAGCGACGGGTTGGAAGTGGAAGTTATACACTTCTAGCTGAAAAGGCGGCGGATTGTACCAGTCATATCGATTCTGGATTGACTATCGATGAGACCTATGGCTATCGGGTTAAGGCAACCAGCCAGGCGGGAGATTCGGAGTACAGTTATGAAAGGACTGCTACTTTAGTATTTAATATGGATCCCCCAAGAAACTTGACAGTCACCAAGGACAATGAAACAACCATCAGACTTGAATGGGAAGATAGATCAGAGTATGAGGACGGGTTCATCATTGAGCGCAAGGTTGGAGATGCAGACTATATGCTTCTTGCCGAAAAACCCTCAGGAAGTACAAGCCATATAGACGCCAATCTGACAATGGGTCAAACTTATGTATATAGAGTGAAAGCAATTAGTCAGTATAAAAATTCAGAATGGAGCAATAATCAAACAGTCCAAATTTATTTTTTGGGTCCAAGCGAATTGTCATTGTTCCGAGATGATGAAACCACATTCAGTCTCACCTGGAGGGATAACTCTGATAGTGAGGATAGCTATATAGTCGAATGCAAAGCTGGGGGTGAAGATTATGTGGTTCTGTCCAATGAGCCTGCAGGAAGCACGAGCTATATCCATTCAGGATTGACACTGAATGAAACTTACAGCTATCTCGTGAAAGCGACAGGTCCTTATGGGGAGTCAGATTATTCTAATGAGGTTTTTGCGCTCCTTTATGAAAGGAGCACAGTCAGGGATATAGATGGCAACATCTATCAAACTATCCGCAGCGGGGACCAGTGGTGGATGGCAGAGAATCTAAGGGTAAGTAAATACCGTGATGGGAGTTCAGTTGAGTATGCAACCGATACGACCAGTCACGAGGTAACAGGAATTGGGATATATTGGATTTATAATAACAATTCAAATGATGAACTGGATACATATGGAGCTCTTTACAATTGGCATGCTGTTTCAGACAGCCGAAACATAGCTCCTGAGGGATGGCATATACCTACAGATGCTGAATGGCAGGAGCTCATCGATAATCTGGGTGGTGAAGACGTGGCTGGCGACTACATGAAAGAAGCCGGCACAATACATTGGGAAGATGATGAGGGTTCTACCAATATTAGTGGTTTCTCAGCCTTACCCGGCGGTAGATACTCATATTCTGAGGGTTGGTGGGGTTGGGGGGGTAGTTGGATTGATGGAGAGCCTGGTTTTTATAGATTGGGACGCGATGCAAGCTTCTGGTCGGCAACGGAGGATGTGGAAAATGGTGGTGCCATTGAACGATTCTTGTCTTCCGATATTTCAGGTATCTACAGAGGTGTGAGCGAGAAGGAAAATGGTTTTTCTGTTCGCTGTGTGAAAGATTGA
- a CDS encoding HD domain-containing protein: MNESKPHQITDPFDTIKHILKVSERLNELKDLDAILDRILEESRLLSNADAGTLFLVKDGDLVFEYIQNESFADQRDGIKIYSNQTIPINGLSIVGYVAQEGKPLCIDDAYALPEGLSCTFNSGFDTRSGYHTKSILTVPIKSSQRKVIGVIQIINAKNDLGEVIPFTKAMEHYLGLFANNASVAIEQGIITREVVLRMVKMAELRDPTETGAHVQRVGAYSAEIYDNWAQTHGIEKAERKRIKDRIRIAAMLHDVGKVGVSDTILKKPGRLSETEFDQIKLHTVHGRNLFTQSTSDLDEMSAEIASNHHEKWDGSGYPGHMKGENEDVKLGSGKQGSEIPLAARICAVADVYDALCSKRSYKEAWDENQAVDEIKKASGIEFDPEVVASFLNIQPTINSIREHFNGT, from the coding sequence ATGAATGAATCAAAACCACATCAAATCACAGACCCCTTTGATACAATAAAGCACATTTTAAAAGTATCTGAACGTCTCAATGAGCTTAAGGATCTGGATGCTATACTGGATAGAATTCTGGAAGAGAGCCGTCTGTTATCCAATGCAGATGCAGGAACCCTGTTTCTTGTTAAGGATGGTGACCTTGTTTTTGAGTATATCCAGAACGAAAGTTTTGCCGATCAACGTGATGGAATTAAGATTTACAGTAACCAAACCATCCCCATAAATGGCCTATCTATTGTAGGGTATGTTGCCCAGGAAGGGAAACCACTTTGCATTGATGATGCCTATGCTCTGCCAGAAGGGTTGAGTTGCACATTTAATTCTGGGTTTGATACTCGAAGTGGCTACCACACAAAATCCATCTTAACCGTACCCATCAAGAGTTCACAGAGAAAAGTGATTGGCGTCATCCAAATCATAAATGCGAAAAATGATCTGGGAGAAGTCATCCCATTCACAAAGGCCATGGAACATTATCTTGGTCTATTTGCAAACAATGCCTCCGTTGCCATTGAACAGGGAATTATCACCAGGGAAGTTGTTTTACGCATGGTGAAAATGGCAGAATTGCGTGACCCCACGGAGACAGGAGCTCATGTCCAACGCGTAGGAGCATATTCGGCAGAGATTTATGATAATTGGGCTCAAACCCACGGCATAGAAAAGGCTGAGCGTAAACGCATAAAGGACCGTATCCGAATTGCGGCCATGTTGCATGATGTAGGAAAAGTGGGGGTTTCAGATACAATCTTGAAGAAGCCCGGCCGGCTCTCGGAAACTGAATTTGATCAAATTAAGCTGCATACTGTTCATGGTCGGAATCTTTTTACACAATCTACTTCTGACCTGGATGAAATGTCTGCAGAAATCGCTTCCAATCACCATGAGAAATGGGATGGATCCGGTTACCCTGGTCATATGAAGGGTGAAAATGAGGATGTGAAGTTGGGAAGCGGGAAGCAAGGTAGTGAAATTCCTCTAGCAGCTCGAATTTGTGCTGTGGCAGATGTTTACGATGCACTCTGTTCAAAGCGATCATACAAAGAAGCCTGGGATGAAAATCAAGCAGTGGATGAGATCAAGAAGGCATCTGGGATTGAATTTGATCCTGAGGTGGTCGCCTCATTTCTTAATATTCAGCCGACGATCAATTCAATACGAGAGCACTTCAACGGTACCTAG
- a CDS encoding efflux RND transporter permease subunit — protein sequence MQFLMKQNVLIFLLIGLILGFGIWEYTHLPKDAFPDISPVMVPIFAEGHGMAPEEIERLITYPIESSMNGLPGVTLVKSTSAFGMAVIYVYFSDDTDIYFARQLVNQRLNSAMEDLPDLEEAPTLGPISSGLGEVFMYYLTLDEGLAHLEGKDPGAYLREINDWQVKYQLQTVPGVTEILSMGGHVLQYQVKLNPLNMLEYDISIDDVVSAIRDNNRNVGGQFLVVGSEEYLIRGVGLLEELEQIGSIPLKVENSVPITLEHIAEVGYGNETRRGVVSMDGRQEVVAGIVIKLLGQNSSEVIDALKAKLPEVQNALPQGVRLIPYYDQSELVSKATGTVISALFQAGILVNLILLLFLWNFRTAIIVGFSLPISALVGVILMGWQGISANLMSFGGIAIAIGMLGDGSIVVVESIYRKLQSLDTSDNDKRIGAIIEAVNEVRKPILFSVAIIIMVFLPIFSLQGIEGKLFRPLAITIVFALIGSLIAALVISPVLSSMIIRKTRLVEPRFMSVLRKGYKALLLTLTKRSWMIVIPAILLLFISLMLVPRLGTEFVPTLEEGAIQVIITSAPSTSLETMTELIQLMERDVVQFDEVEHAITKIGRPEAGSHPHPVNFASMQITLKPQDQWTHNSKEDLVNGLAQQLGEYPGIQLNFTQPIQNLFDELLSGVRTQLAIKIYGENIDTLRRYAELTGQAVSGISGLVDLGIEQSWGQPQYRITPNRETSKRYGITVNQIMEAIELAVGGEVVSQIYKETRRFGIHVRFQEQFRDDVNVLEGILVRRTNGSLIPLREVATVESVLGPVQINREKNQRRWTVNANIRGRDLGTVVSDIRERLSDEIRLPAGYTMEIGGQFENQERAMRRLSFVIPVVLILIFAFLLMALESVKEAALIYISIPLSLIGGILGLYFTGEYLSVPAAVGFIAVFGIAVQNGLVLISNFQRLEGEGLSRMEAALRGAEIRLRPVLMTALTTIFGLIPLMLATGIGSEIQRPLAVVVVFGLFSSTLLTLGILPVLYSLMNTKQVK from the coding sequence ATGCAATTTCTGATGAAACAGAATGTACTCATTTTCCTTTTAATTGGTCTCATCCTGGGATTTGGGATATGGGAGTACACCCATTTGCCCAAAGATGCTTTTCCTGATATCTCCCCCGTGATGGTACCAATCTTCGCTGAGGGACATGGAATGGCGCCGGAAGAAATCGAACGTCTTATCACATACCCTATTGAAAGTTCAATGAATGGGCTACCTGGCGTGACCCTGGTTAAATCTACTTCAGCTTTTGGAATGGCTGTCATTTATGTCTATTTCTCTGATGATACAGATATCTATTTCGCCCGCCAGTTGGTAAATCAAAGACTGAACTCCGCCATGGAAGATCTTCCTGACCTTGAAGAAGCGCCAACATTAGGTCCCATTAGCTCGGGTTTAGGCGAGGTATTCATGTATTACCTCACGCTTGATGAAGGCTTAGCCCATCTCGAAGGGAAAGATCCAGGGGCATACCTGCGCGAGATCAACGATTGGCAGGTCAAGTACCAACTCCAAACCGTACCCGGAGTCACTGAGATTCTCTCAATGGGTGGGCATGTCCTCCAGTACCAGGTTAAGCTTAATCCACTGAATATGCTTGAATATGATATTTCAATAGATGACGTTGTCTCAGCAATTAGAGATAACAATCGGAATGTTGGTGGGCAGTTTCTTGTTGTTGGATCTGAGGAATATCTGATCCGCGGCGTAGGGTTACTGGAAGAACTTGAACAGATCGGCTCAATCCCATTGAAGGTCGAGAACAGTGTCCCAATTACGCTTGAGCACATTGCCGAAGTAGGATATGGAAACGAAACCCGTCGTGGTGTTGTCAGTATGGATGGCAGGCAAGAAGTAGTAGCAGGCATTGTCATCAAACTACTGGGGCAGAACTCCTCTGAAGTTATCGATGCATTGAAGGCGAAGTTGCCCGAGGTACAAAATGCCTTACCACAAGGGGTGCGGCTCATACCCTATTATGATCAATCCGAGTTGGTATCAAAGGCTACTGGAACGGTCATCAGTGCCCTGTTTCAAGCCGGCATCCTGGTTAACCTGATCCTGCTCCTCTTTCTCTGGAATTTCAGAACTGCGATTATCGTCGGTTTCAGTCTTCCCATTAGCGCCTTAGTCGGTGTCATTCTAATGGGTTGGCAGGGAATCTCCGCCAACCTCATGTCCTTTGGTGGTATCGCCATCGCCATCGGAATGCTCGGCGATGGATCCATTGTTGTGGTTGAGAGCATCTATCGGAAATTGCAATCCCTTGATACATCGGATAACGATAAACGCATCGGAGCAATCATTGAAGCCGTGAATGAGGTCCGTAAACCCATTCTGTTTTCAGTAGCGATTATCATCATGGTGTTTCTCCCCATATTCTCCCTCCAGGGTATCGAAGGAAAACTCTTTAGACCACTGGCTATCACCATCGTCTTCGCCTTGATCGGATCTCTCATTGCTGCCCTGGTTATTTCGCCGGTGTTATCGAGTATGATCATACGGAAGACTCGGCTAGTAGAGCCACGGTTCATGTCAGTGCTACGCAAGGGGTACAAAGCGCTACTCCTTACACTGACCAAAAGGAGTTGGATGATTGTCATCCCAGCAATTCTGCTTCTTTTTATCAGCCTTATGTTGGTTCCACGGTTAGGTACAGAATTCGTCCCCACGCTTGAAGAAGGCGCCATACAGGTAATTATTACCTCTGCTCCGTCTACGAGTCTTGAAACAATGACTGAACTTATCCAGCTCATGGAACGAGATGTTGTTCAATTTGACGAGGTGGAACATGCTATTACGAAGATTGGGCGTCCAGAGGCAGGTAGTCACCCCCATCCGGTCAACTTTGCTTCCATGCAGATCACATTGAAACCACAGGATCAGTGGACTCACAACAGTAAGGAAGATTTGGTCAATGGATTGGCGCAACAACTTGGCGAATATCCTGGAATTCAACTGAACTTTACCCAGCCCATTCAGAATCTATTCGACGAGTTGCTTTCTGGAGTACGCACCCAACTTGCAATAAAGATATACGGCGAGAATATTGATACTTTGCGTCGTTACGCAGAACTCACAGGGCAAGCTGTCTCTGGTATATCAGGTTTAGTAGATCTTGGGATTGAACAAAGCTGGGGACAACCGCAATATCGCATCACCCCAAACCGTGAAACCAGTAAGCGCTACGGTATCACTGTGAATCAGATCATGGAAGCTATCGAATTGGCTGTTGGTGGAGAGGTCGTCTCTCAGATATACAAGGAAACCCGACGCTTTGGCATCCATGTTCGCTTCCAGGAGCAGTTCAGGGACGATGTAAATGTTCTCGAGGGTATTCTTGTGCGTCGAACAAATGGATCCCTCATCCCCCTCCGTGAGGTTGCTACTGTGGAGTCGGTTCTTGGACCAGTGCAGATCAATCGAGAGAAAAACCAGCGTCGATGGACAGTGAATGCCAATATTAGGGGTAGAGATTTGGGGACAGTAGTATCAGATATACGCGAACGTTTGTCTGATGAAATCCGATTACCTGCAGGCTATACCATGGAGATAGGTGGTCAGTTCGAAAATCAGGAAAGGGCAATGCGTAGGTTAAGCTTCGTCATTCCTGTCGTTCTAATCCTGATTTTCGCCTTCCTGCTAATGGCCTTAGAATCTGTGAAAGAAGCTGCGTTGATTTACATCAGTATACCTCTATCTCTCATAGGAGGAATACTAGGGCTGTACTTTACAGGAGAATATCTGAGTGTACCAGCAGCCGTCGGATTCATTGCAGTATTTGGGATTGCAGTCCAAAATGGACTCGTCCTCATCAGCAACTTCCAGCGCCTCGAAGGAGAAGGACTTTCCAGGATGGAAGCAGCTTTACGAGGAGCAGAGATCAGACTGCGGCCAGTCCTCATGACGGCACTCACTACTATCTTTGGTTTGATCCCTTTAATGCTGGCCACTGGAATAGGATCGGAGATACAGAGACCCCTGGCAGTTGTGGTCGTATTTGGTCTATTTAGCTCAACGTTATTAACCCTGGGAATACTCCCAGTCCTCTACTCGCTGATGAATACAAAGCAGGTTAAATAA